Proteins from one Ketobacter alkanivorans genomic window:
- a CDS encoding SRPBCC family protein, with protein sequence MNLLALEKVVIDKSSQEIFDYVSNMENFSGWFTGVVHIASLNELSHGAKGKTYLETVKIPFKGNSKVKITVVESQSPTTFITEGTLSPIKPRMEIAIRETSGGNEVIWAMYSRNNSFLFKRLMLPLVRSEMSKRAKRSVKRLKEKLGG encoded by the coding sequence ATGAATCTACTTGCACTGGAAAAAGTAGTAATAGATAAAAGTTCTCAAGAAATATTTGACTATGTGTCAAATATGGAAAATTTTTCGGGGTGGTTCACTGGTGTGGTGCATATAGCTTCGTTAAATGAATTGAGTCACGGAGCAAAGGGTAAAACCTATTTAGAGACGGTTAAGATACCCTTTAAGGGCAATAGTAAAGTTAAGATTACAGTGGTTGAATCCCAAAGTCCGACTACCTTTATAACAGAAGGTACATTGTCTCCGATAAAGCCAAGAATGGAGATAGCTATAAGGGAAACCTCAGGTGGTAATGAGGTCATTTGGGCCATGTATAGCCGTAATAATAGTTTTCTGTTTAAAAGATTGATGTTGCCTCTTGTCAGATCCGAAATGTCAAAAAGGGCTAAACGTAGCGTCAAGCGGTTAAAAGAAAAGTTAGGCGGCTGA
- a CDS encoding Sir2 family NAD-dependent protein deacetylase yields MYKVIVFSGAGISAESGLDTYRDENGLWSKYSHEEVASPEGWKADRNKVLEFWNSMRLKVVSAKPNLAHLALSEFESFCDVHIVTQNVDDLHERAGSTKVLHLHGEILKSRSSLDRNLVYDTAGKNINIGDRCEKGSQLRPHVVWFGEYVPLYESALELVKSADVIMVIGCSLEVYPAASLLSKRKKGSKLILIDPRAERGDYTVYRERATIGVPLAIHDLKNELS; encoded by the coding sequence ATGTATAAAGTAATTGTTTTCAGTGGTGCAGGTATCAGCGCGGAAAGTGGTTTAGATACCTATCGAGATGAGAATGGACTTTGGTCTAAGTATTCTCATGAGGAGGTCGCTTCTCCTGAGGGATGGAAGGCGGATAGGAATAAGGTCTTGGAGTTTTGGAACTCTATGCGCCTTAAAGTAGTTTCTGCTAAACCTAATCTTGCACACCTAGCACTTTCAGAATTTGAGTCATTCTGTGATGTTCATATCGTTACGCAAAATGTAGATGATCTACATGAGCGCGCTGGATCGACGAAGGTTCTTCATCTTCATGGTGAGATTCTTAAATCACGGAGTTCGTTGGATCGTAATTTAGTTTATGATACTGCTGGAAAAAATATCAATATCGGTGATCGCTGCGAAAAGGGGAGTCAGTTGCGACCTCATGTTGTGTGGTTCGGTGAATACGTACCATTGTATGAGTCCGCATTGGAATTAGTAAAGAGTGCCGATGTGATAATGGTTATAGGATGCTCGTTGGAGGTATACCCCGCAGCATCTCTTCTTAGCAAAAGAAAGAAAGGTTCAAAGTTAATATTAATAGACCCAAGGGCTGAACGAGGAGACTATACCGTTTACAGAGAGCGTGCCACAATTGGCGTTCCTTTGGCTATTCATGATTTGAAAAATGAATTGAGCTAA
- a CDS encoding transposase, translated as MARKKTQAYTEEFRREAVNRASKDGITTAQVAKELGVSAQQIYNWRRQFTRLSDKQFNTVDGVDYSKQESEETRRLRRENKKLKEELEFLKKAAAYFANDQK; from the coding sequence ATGGCACGCAAGAAGACCCAAGCTTATACCGAAGAATTCCGCCGAGAAGCGGTAAACAGAGCCTCGAAAGACGGCATTACTACTGCTCAGGTTGCAAAAGAGCTAGGAGTGAGTGCCCAGCAGATCTATAACTGGCGTCGTCAGTTCACCCGTCTTTCTGATAAGCAGTTCAATACGGTAGATGGTGTTGATTATTCTAAGCAGGAGAGTGAAGAAACGCGTAGGCTACGTCGGGAAAACAAGAAGCTCAAAGAGGAGTTGGAATTCCTAAAAAAGGCAGCTGCGTACTTCGCGAACGACCAAAAGTGA
- a CDS encoding IS3 family transposase, producing MKYALISEYTDQYPVTLMCRVLKVSRSGYYRWLERPISDQAQRRLEMEELIKDTYEAFEAIYGAPRLAKELAELGHPCSVNYVAQIMFEQGIRALNGKGFKYPRHSLTMHNVSDNLLWRDFSACQPNEKWTTDITYIWVKDRWLYLAVVMDLFSRRIVGWSLDTSMTEALISKAMDMALRQRETTPGLIVHSDRGTQYRSQAYIDYLRANEISISMSRKGNCWDNAPMESFFSRLKVELIYPKNYRTIDEARSGIFAYIEIFYNRKRRHSANDGVSPVEYEEAAAMAA from the coding sequence GTGAAGTACGCCTTGATCAGTGAGTATACGGATCAGTATCCGGTCACTCTCATGTGCCGTGTTCTGAAGGTATCCAGATCCGGTTATTATCGGTGGCTGGAACGCCCTATTAGTGATCAAGCTCAGCGCCGGCTGGAGATGGAAGAGCTGATCAAAGACACCTACGAGGCTTTTGAGGCCATATACGGAGCGCCTAGATTGGCTAAAGAGCTGGCGGAGCTTGGTCATCCCTGTTCCGTCAATTATGTCGCTCAGATCATGTTTGAGCAGGGAATAAGGGCCTTGAATGGTAAAGGCTTCAAGTATCCCAGACATAGCCTGACGATGCATAATGTTTCGGACAACCTGCTGTGGCGTGACTTCTCTGCCTGCCAGCCAAACGAGAAATGGACGACCGATATCACCTATATCTGGGTCAAGGATCGTTGGTTGTACTTGGCGGTGGTGATGGATCTGTTCTCGCGCCGAATTGTGGGCTGGAGCCTGGATACCTCAATGACAGAGGCCCTGATATCCAAAGCCATGGATATGGCCCTGCGGCAAAGGGAGACCACACCAGGTCTGATCGTGCATTCCGATCGAGGCACCCAATACCGTTCGCAGGCGTACATTGATTATCTACGCGCTAACGAAATTAGCATCAGCATGAGTCGAAAGGGAAACTGCTGGGACAATGCACCAATGGAGTCGTTCTTTAGTCGGCTCAAGGTTGAATTGATCTACCCGAAGAATTACCGGACGATAGATGAGGCTCGATCGGGTATATTTGCCTATATCGAGATATTCTATAACCGTAAGAGAAGGCACTCAGCAAACGATGGGGTAAGCCCCGTTGAATATGAGGAAGCAGCTGCTATGGCTGCATAG
- a CDS encoding outer membrane lipoprotein-sorting protein, translating to MNRKLVNLLAAFSLVAVTQVHAETPEEKGYNIYKEAERRDEGFVDNQADMLMILKNKQEATSEREMSVKGLEGKGDEGDMSLMVFLSPKDQKGTALLTHQHKDRDDDQWLYLPALKRVKKIASSKKSGPFMGSEFSFEDIGGQSIEDYTYKYLKDESYEGQDCFVVESYPVDKNSGYTRVVSWIDKEHYRTLKAEFYDRKSSHLKTLTTNGFKQYEGKFWRPDELLMVNHQTGRSTVMKQSNIKFKTGLSDSDFNKNSLKRAR from the coding sequence ATGAACAGGAAATTGGTGAACTTGTTGGCTGCTTTCTCCTTGGTTGCTGTTACCCAAGTTCATGCTGAAACGCCGGAAGAGAAGGGTTACAACATATATAAGGAGGCTGAGCGACGGGACGAGGGCTTTGTCGATAATCAAGCTGATATGTTGATGATTCTCAAGAACAAGCAAGAGGCCACTAGCGAGCGCGAGATGTCTGTTAAGGGGCTTGAAGGAAAAGGCGATGAGGGCGATATGTCTCTCATGGTGTTTTTGTCTCCCAAGGATCAGAAAGGTACCGCACTGTTAACTCATCAGCATAAAGATCGAGACGACGATCAGTGGCTTTATCTGCCTGCTCTGAAGAGGGTTAAAAAGATTGCGTCCAGCAAGAAGTCAGGGCCATTTATGGGAAGTGAGTTTTCATTTGAGGACATTGGTGGGCAGTCTATCGAAGACTACACCTACAAATATCTGAAAGACGAAAGCTACGAAGGTCAGGATTGTTTTGTGGTAGAGAGTTACCCGGTAGATAAGAACTCCGGCTACACCCGAGTGGTTTCATGGATTGATAAGGAACATTATCGAACCTTGAAGGCTGAATTCTACGATCGTAAGAGCAGCCATTTGAAGACTTTAACCACCAATGGATTCAAACAATATGAGGGCAAGTTCTGGCGCCCAGATGAGTTGTTGATGGTTAACCATCAAACTGGTCGCAGTACGGTGATGAAGCAGAGCAATATTAAATTCAAAACCGGGTTGTCTGATTCAGATTTTAATAAGAACAGTTTAAAAAGAGCCCGTTAA